In one window of Paraflavitalea soli DNA:
- a CDS encoding M14 family zinc carboxypeptidase encodes MKPLHYLIAVPLITLTTTICAQTTYSRVSLRIPREGLAWLQAQGVEFDHGELNKEENTFITTIDNKALAILQKTGVAYSVLIADEAAHFQQYARKENFYKQPDAIMLNGKLQFESPCGSHLTNVAVPAGFIPGSYGGYYSWQEIQQRIDSLVHNYPSLVQKIVLPGTSLEGRPMIVVKISDNVATDEGEPEAFYTGLHHAREGMSMMNLFFFMQYLVENYATDNRIKELVDSRELFFLPCVNPDGYRYNETSAPSGGGMWRKNRRNNGGGDYGVDLNRNYNVDWGVTGAGISTSHDPGDDAYVGPSAFSEPETQAIRAFAETRHFTIAIDHHAYGNYYVTPYGRPANHSFTSPDLSFYSYASALMARYNGYFAGDGMATVGYYAVGNSRDWHITGDIGAGTKQKTYGYTVEVGPGNAGFGFWPDPENIIPLAKSMFFANLQMAYMAGSYFEVQDMNTVAVNTVTGNFNFSLRRIGITNAPVTVSIIPIENIQGVGSPVTVNSFANYFDSVQRGISYTLPATLAAGSRIRFVYQVNSGGINQYDTITKIFQPEAVFSDNMEWTSNSNWTLSGAWGTSTGSAYQGSRSLSESPSGNYTAGQTSTATYNSNIDLSDATAAYLSFWVRHRAENAYDKLQVQLSTGGTFQPVCGINTVCEDVGTLGNQPALTGMREAWTREVIDLRNYLGHGAVNFRFRFTSNSSDNADGFYIDNIEIVKSTLQLLPVRFISINAVRTTQGAQISWEAVTDNNHDHFEVERSDDGAHFVTIGTVAAGAAYRFVDVQPGAVNYYRVKAVDKRGRADYSRMVSLTVLTAHGIQLYPNPVENMLHLRFNLAAKATVLVTITDIAGRMRYQQSVVVERGVTDRQVDIGQWPAQVYLVRTRNLQTGEERVFKMIRQ; translated from the coding sequence ATGAAACCGCTTCATTATTTAATTGCCGTACCATTGATCACTTTAACTACCACCATTTGTGCGCAGACCACCTATAGCAGGGTGAGCCTCAGGATACCCCGTGAAGGGCTGGCCTGGCTGCAAGCGCAGGGGGTTGAATTTGATCATGGGGAATTGAATAAGGAGGAAAATACTTTTATTACTACCATTGATAATAAGGCGCTGGCCATCCTGCAAAAAACGGGCGTGGCCTATTCTGTATTAATAGCGGATGAAGCGGCGCACTTTCAACAATATGCCCGGAAGGAAAACTTCTACAAGCAACCGGATGCCATCATGCTCAATGGCAAGCTGCAATTTGAAAGCCCCTGTGGTTCGCACCTTACGAATGTAGCGGTGCCGGCGGGTTTTATTCCCGGCTCGTATGGCGGGTATTATAGCTGGCAGGAAATACAGCAACGCATCGATTCGCTGGTGCATAACTATCCTTCCCTTGTGCAGAAGATCGTATTGCCGGGCACCAGCCTGGAAGGGAGGCCGATGATCGTGGTGAAGATATCGGACAATGTGGCGACTGATGAAGGAGAGCCGGAAGCATTTTATACGGGCCTGCACCATGCCCGGGAAGGCATGAGTATGATGAACCTGTTTTTCTTCATGCAATACCTGGTAGAAAATTATGCCACGGATAACCGCATCAAAGAACTGGTGGACAGCCGTGAGCTTTTCTTTTTGCCCTGTGTGAACCCGGATGGTTACCGGTACAATGAGACGAGCGCGCCTTCGGGTGGCGGCATGTGGCGGAAGAACCGCCGTAACAATGGCGGCGGAGATTACGGGGTAGATCTCAACCGGAATTATAATGTGGACTGGGGCGTAACCGGTGCAGGCATCAGCACTTCCCATGATCCGGGTGATGATGCGTATGTAGGTCCCTCTGCTTTTTCGGAGCCGGAAACCCAGGCGATCCGGGCTTTTGCAGAGACGCGGCATTTCACGATTGCCATCGATCATCATGCTTATGGCAATTATTATGTAACTCCTTATGGCCGTCCGGCCAATCATAGTTTTACCTCACCCGATCTTTCTTTTTATAGTTATGCTTCGGCGCTGATGGCCCGCTACAACGGCTATTTTGCCGGCGATGGCATGGCCACGGTAGGTTATTATGCGGTAGGCAATTCGCGGGACTGGCATATAACGGGTGATATTGGGGCAGGCACCAAACAAAAAACCTATGGGTATACGGTAGAAGTAGGGCCGGGCAATGCGGGATTTGGTTTCTGGCCCGATCCGGAGAATATTATCCCGCTCGCCAAAAGCATGTTCTTTGCCAACCTGCAGATGGCTTATATGGCGGGTTCTTATTTTGAGGTGCAGGATATGAATACGGTGGCTGTTAATACGGTGACGGGTAATTTTAATTTCAGTCTGCGCCGCATCGGTATTACGAATGCCCCGGTGACGGTATCGATCATACCGATCGAAAATATACAGGGGGTTGGCAGCCCGGTAACTGTTAACAGTTTTGCCAACTATTTTGATTCGGTACAACGCGGCATCAGCTATACCCTGCCGGCTACTTTGGCTGCGGGATCAAGGATAAGGTTTGTATACCAGGTCAATTCGGGTGGTATCAACCAGTATGATACGATCACCAAAATATTTCAGCCGGAAGCTGTATTCAGCGATAATATGGAGTGGACCTCCAACAGCAACTGGACGCTGTCCGGCGCCTGGGGCACCAGCACGGGTTCGGCTTACCAGGGCAGCCGGTCGCTGAGTGAATCACCTTCGGGCAATTATACGGCGGGCCAGACCTCTACAGCTACTTACAATAGTAATATCGACCTGTCGGATGCGACGGCTGCCTATTTATCTTTTTGGGTAAGGCACCGGGCAGAGAATGCATACGATAAGCTGCAGGTGCAATTATCAACGGGCGGTACTTTTCAACCGGTATGCGGCATCAACACGGTGTGTGAAGATGTGGGTACGCTGGGCAACCAGCCGGCGCTCACGGGTATGCGTGAAGCGTGGACGCGGGAAGTGATCGATCTCCGCAACTACCTGGGCCATGGGGCGGTGAACTTCCGTTTCCGGTTTACCTCCAACAGCTCTGATAATGCGGATGGTTTTTACATCGATAATATCGAGATCGTGAAATCGACGCTGCAATTGCTGCCGGTGCGGTTTATCAGCATCAATGCGGTGCGCACCACGCAGGGCGCGCAAATTAGCTGGGAGGCGGTGACCGACAATAACCATGATCACTTTGAGGTAGAGCGGTCGGATGACGGAGCGCATTTTGTGACGATCGGCACGGTGGCGGCAGGAGCCGCCTACCGGTTTGTGGATGTACAACCCGGCGCTGTGAACTATTACCGGGTAAAGGCGGTGGACAAGCGCGGCCGGGCAGATTACAGCCGGATGGTATCGCTGACGGTACTGACGGCGCATGGTATACAGCTTTATCCCAACCCGGTTGAAAATATGCTGCACCTGCGGTTCAACCTGGCTGCGAAAGCAACGGTATTGGTAACGATCACTGATATCGCCGGCAGGATGCGGTACCAACAGTCGGTGGTTGTAGAGCGTGGGGTGACTGACCGGCAGGTGGACATAGGCCAATGGCCTGCACAGGTATACCTGGTGCGAACCCGTAACCTGCAAACAGGAGAAGAGAGGGTATTTAAAATGATCAGGCAATAG